Genomic window (Besnoitia besnoiti strain Bb-Ger1 chromosome Unknown contig00049, whole genome shotgun sequence):
actggtatggagttatctgggtgtgataattcaatcaaaccaaaagccgtttgtaagaaaattaaaccaattagataatatggtagatagggaacaaactgtctccagacgttcttaacccagctcacgtattacatctgacggtgaactagcgttcctaactgaatcttgttcaataacaagggagtaatgagccgacatggaggtgctgatacaatccgaggattagaactcccaatattatctgacctgttatccccggcgtaccttacgaccgttatatgatttagagatagaatgtaatgtggattaatatccacatggtttctacaaagtgtagatataaaatagtgaatggttctgtaaagatcttgcataacatacctttagatttgcttagcattatagaacttgtaggcatgtaagtaactaaagaactatagatactttgagtgaagaatacaaggatagctccaacaataacatggctaaaatgtataccagttaagatgaaaagtccattaccaaatgcattatcattaatataaagagatagtcctaagtattccgtacagactaacattaagaaggggactaccaaagtgaatctcatgatattcgtacagcttgtatacaaatgttggtttttcaaatatacgctggataccactatacttaatgcagagcatagttaagatgataactattgtggatatagaaccaattgaacaccatgtattaatataacaaagataatcagggtaatctggtatccttcttggcataacgttgaaaccaagtatatgcatagggatgaaaattaataagatactacctaagaagactacaaaccagatgcttaaatatggagaagcaccggtatttacatagaatagatttacagtatctccgaacatatctctgctatagaagataaagccacatatagtagctagtactgcaccaagagataatacgaaatggaaatgagctacaatatagtatgtatcatgtagggcaatatccataccagcgttacccataactacacctgtagtaccacctagagtaaacaataggataaaactaagagcagcccatagatctacagttcttgtagttgtatggctagccatataggtacctaaccagttgaaaatcttagtaccggtaggaattgcaatcataatagtcatagcagagaaataagctctggtatctacctctagaccgactgtcatcatatgatgtgcccatactaaggaacctagaatagaaatacaacccatagctaagatcatagattgtccaccgaagacagatctagcagcatacatagataatgtctgcgagactacaccaaaagcaggtaaaattagaatgtatacctctggatgtccgaagaaccagaatagatgttgataaagtacactatcaccagaatacatagaatcataaaattcagtgtttacgtgtagatcaagaaggatcataactaatccaccagtaagaataggtagagtgaagact
Coding sequences:
- a CDS encoding uncharacterized protein (encoded by transcript BESB_058280); translated protein: MITVILKSNTFSCLKQSSGVVVYCNHKELGCLYLITGVIFSILGTIMSLFIRFELYSSGSRIICTETIATYNVIITIHGLAMIFMFLMPALYGGYGNFFVPIYIGGSEVVFPRTNAISYFLVPLGSVLLTQSICSEFGSGLGWTMYPPLSTSLMVLNPEATDWIIGGLAVLGISSILSSINFLGTCVFMGSNAGAKNYILYIWAIIFTALMLVFTLPILTGGLVMILLDLHVNTEFYDSMYSGDSVLYQHLFWFFGHPEVYILILPAFGVVSQTLSMYAARSVFGGQSMILAMGCISILGSLVWAHHMMTVGLEVDTRAYFSAMTIMIAIPTGTKIFNWLGTYMASHTTTRTVDLWAALSFILLFTLGGTTGVVMGNAGMDIALHDTYYIVAHFHFVLSLGAVLATICGFIFYSRDMFGDTVNLFYVNTGASPYLSIWFVVFLGSILLIFIPMHILGFNVMPRRIPDYPDYLCYINTWCSIGSISTIVIILTMLCIKFTLVVPFLMLVCTEYLGLSLYINDNAFGNGLFILTGIHFSHVIVGAILVFFTQSIYSSLVTYMPTSSIMLSKSKDNSIPVNRFITPFISYLNGTF